The proteins below come from a single Streptomyces spongiicola genomic window:
- the dhaK gene encoding dihydroxyacetone kinase subunit DhaK: MRMLINVPETVVADGLRGLAAAHPGLNVDVENRLVVRGDAPVAGRVGLVSGGGSGHEPLHGGFVGVGMLSAACPGEVFTSPVPDQMARAAAAVDSGAGVLFVVKNYTGDVLNFDMAQELAEDEGVQVAKVLVDDDVAVRDSLYTAGRRGTGATLFVEKIAGAAAEEGAPLERVEAVARRVDERSRSFGVALSAVTTPARGTPTFDLPAGELELGIGIHGEPGRERRPMMTSREIADFTVEAVLDDLRPSSPVLALVNGMGATPLLELYGFGAEVHRVLAERGVPVARTLVGNYVTSLDMAGCSVTLCEADEEILRLWDAPVETPALRWGR, encoded by the coding sequence ATGAGGATGCTCATCAACGTCCCCGAGACGGTGGTCGCGGACGGCCTGCGCGGCCTGGCCGCGGCGCACCCCGGGCTGAACGTCGACGTGGAGAACAGGCTCGTGGTCCGGGGGGACGCCCCGGTCGCGGGCAGGGTGGGCCTGGTGTCCGGAGGCGGGTCGGGGCACGAGCCCCTGCACGGCGGGTTCGTGGGGGTCGGGATGCTCTCGGCGGCATGCCCCGGCGAGGTGTTCACGTCCCCGGTGCCGGACCAGATGGCCCGGGCCGCGGCGGCGGTGGACAGCGGGGCGGGTGTGCTCTTCGTGGTGAAGAACTACACGGGCGACGTGCTGAACTTCGACATGGCGCAGGAGCTCGCCGAGGACGAGGGCGTCCAGGTGGCCAAGGTGCTCGTCGACGACGACGTGGCCGTCCGGGACAGCCTGTACACGGCGGGCCGGCGCGGCACGGGCGCGACGCTCTTCGTGGAGAAGATCGCGGGCGCCGCGGCCGAGGAGGGCGCCCCGCTGGAGCGGGTCGAGGCGGTCGCCCGCCGGGTCGACGAGCGGTCGCGCAGCTTCGGTGTCGCGCTCAGCGCCGTCACCACCCCGGCCAGGGGCACCCCGACGTTCGACCTGCCTGCCGGCGAGCTGGAGTTGGGGATCGGCATCCACGGCGAGCCCGGCCGTGAACGGCGGCCGATGATGACCTCGCGCGAGATCGCGGACTTCACCGTGGAGGCGGTCCTCGACGACCTGAGGCCGTCGAGTCCGGTGCTGGCGCTGGTCAACGGCATGGGCGCGACGCCGCTGCTGGAGCTGTACGGGTTCGGCGCGGAGGTCCACCGGGTGCTCGCCGAGCGCGGTGTGCCGGTGGCCCGGACCCTGGTCGGGAACTACGTCACCTCGCTCGACATGGCCGGCTGCTCGGTGACGCTGTGCGAGGCGGACGAGGAGATCCTGCGGCTGTGGGACGCCCCCGTGGAGACGCCCGCGCTGCGCTGGGGCCGCTGA
- a CDS encoding baeRF3 domain-containing protein produces MHPALSSDDLARLRRQRPYPAVSVLMPTHRREPDNAQDPVRLRNLMAAAKERLRADPAVTRETRIDVSQQLDRALAGIDLGHAEDGLVVFAAPGEHEVWMLGRPVPERVVLADTFLTRNLVSAQAAERPFWVLAVASDRASLWSGTADRVAEERNGRFPMVRSAENFDAERQEQIGDVPSTFRDEATRHFLREADTALASVLKADPRPLYVTGEPAALALLDGVGTAAKGQAVHVPRGGVAGSSGDAVWQAVRPFVEARAEQEVSGVLAELDRARGRRAFAAGVDEIRQNVQTGRVALLAVEENYRETVRDTGGHVLPAEPGDLDAVVDVVDEIVEKSLDTGADVRFVPDGTLAGMGGIASALRY; encoded by the coding sequence ATGCACCCAGCCCTCAGTTCCGACGACCTGGCCCGGCTTCGCCGGCAGCGGCCCTATCCCGCGGTGTCGGTCCTGATGCCCACACACCGGCGGGAGCCGGACAACGCGCAGGACCCGGTCAGGCTGCGCAATCTGATGGCCGCGGCCAAGGAGCGGCTCAGGGCCGATCCCGCCGTCACCCGTGAGACCCGGATCGACGTGTCCCAGCAGCTCGACCGGGCGCTGGCCGGGATCGACCTGGGGCACGCGGAGGACGGACTGGTGGTCTTCGCCGCTCCGGGCGAGCACGAGGTCTGGATGCTGGGCCGCCCCGTGCCCGAGCGGGTGGTGCTTGCGGACACCTTCCTGACCCGCAATCTCGTATCGGCGCAGGCCGCGGAGCGCCCGTTCTGGGTCCTCGCCGTCGCCTCCGACCGCGCCTCGCTATGGAGCGGCACGGCGGACCGGGTGGCCGAGGAGCGCAACGGGCGGTTCCCGATGGTCCGCAGTGCCGAGAACTTCGACGCCGAACGGCAGGAGCAGATCGGCGATGTGCCGAGCACCTTCCGGGACGAGGCGACACGGCACTTCCTGCGGGAGGCCGACACCGCGCTCGCCTCGGTCCTCAAGGCGGACCCGCGGCCGCTGTACGTGACCGGCGAACCCGCGGCGCTGGCCCTCCTCGACGGCGTCGGCACGGCCGCCAAGGGCCAGGCCGTCCACGTGCCGAGGGGCGGGGTGGCCGGGTCCTCCGGCGACGCGGTCTGGCAGGCGGTGCGCCCGTTCGTCGAGGCGCGCGCCGAGCAGGAGGTCTCGGGCGTCCTCGCGGAACTGGACCGGGCGAGGGGCAGGCGCGCGTTCGCCGCCGGGGTGGACGAGATCCGCCAGAACGTGCAGACGGGCAGGGTCGCGCTGCTGGCCGTGGAGGAGAACTACCGGGAGACCGTGCGGGACACCGGCGGGCATGTGCTGCCCGCCGAGCCGGGGGACCTCGACGCGGTGGTCGACGTCGTGGACGAGATCGTCGAGAAGTCCCTGGACACGGGGGCGGACGTGCGGTTCGTGCCGGACGGCACCCTCGCGGGGATGGGCGGTATCGCCAGCGCCCTGCGCTACTGA